From Cricetulus griseus strain 17A/GY chromosome 1 unlocalized genomic scaffold, alternate assembly CriGri-PICRH-1.0 chr1_0, whole genome shotgun sequence, a single genomic window includes:
- the LOC100752946 gene encoding zinc finger protein 431 gives MDAVTYSDVHVDFTLEEWALLHPSQKNLYKDVMLETYTNLAAIGYKWEDHKIEEHCQSSRRHERHERSHTGEKPSEYTQCVKAFPCHSHLQWHKIIHTGEKPSEVIQYGEAFACQISLRTHKRTHTGEKPYECNHCGQAFACLKSLQTHKRKHTGEKPYECNQCGKAYAQHSSLQTHKRTHTGEKPYECNECVKAFACHKSLRTHKRIHTGEKPYECNQCGKAFAQRSSLQTHKRTHTGEKPYECNQCGKAFAHLVSLQIHRRTHTGEKPYECNQCGRAFAQYSNLQTHKRTHTGEKPYECSECDKAFACHKSLRKHKRTHNGEKPYECNQCDKAFVQHSHLQRHERKHTGEKP, from the exons GACGCAGTGACCTACAGTGATGTGCATGTTGATTTCACTTTGGAGGAGTGGGCTTTGCTGCATCCTtcccagaagaatctctacaaagatgtgatgttGGAGACCTATACAAACCTCGCTGCTATAG GCTACAAATGGGAAGATCATAAAATTGAAGAACATTGTCAAAGTTCTCGAAGAcatgaaag GCATGAAAGAAGTCATACTGGCGAAAAACCTTCTGAATATACACAATGTGTTAAAGCctttccatgtcacagtcatcttcaatggcataaaataattcatactggagagaaaccctctGAAGTTATTCAATATGGTGAAGCCTTTGCATGCCAAATCAGTCTCCGAacacataaaaggacacatacaggagagaaaccctatgaatgtaatcattgTGGTCAAGCCTTTGCATGTCTCAAGAGTctccaaacacataaaagaaaacatactggagagaaaccctatgaatgtaatcaatgtggtaaagcctatGCACAACACAGTAgtcttcaaacacataaaagaacacatactggagagaaaccctatgaatgtaatgaGTGTGTTAAAGCCTTTGCATGTCACAAGAGTCTTCGAACACATAagagaatacatactggagagaaaccctatgaatgtaatcaatgtggtaaagcctttgcacaaCGTAGTAgtcttcaaacacataaaaggacacatacaggagagaaaccctatgaatgtaatcaatgtggtaaagcctttgcacatCTAGTCAGTCTCCAAATACATagaagaacacatactggagagaaaccctatgaatgtaatcaatgtggtagaGCCTTTGCACAATACAGTaatcttcaaacacataaaagaacacatactggagagaaaccctatgaatgtagtgAGTGTGATAAAGCCTTTGCATGTCACAAGAGTCTCCGAAAACATAAAAGAACGcataatggagagaaaccctatgaatgtaatcaatgtgataaagcctttgtgcagcacagtcatcttcaaagacatgaaagaaaacatactggagagaaaccctaa